TTGTAGTTCGGGATGACGACGGAGACGAGCGCGTTCGGATCGAGCATGGGATCAGGCGGGAGTCAGGGGCGCGGGAGCAGGCCGGCGTGTGCGCTTGAACAGCTCGGCCCGGTTGAAACGCAGGGTGATCAGCGCACGGGCCACCGCCTTCGGCGAGATGGCGAGCGCCGTGGCCCAGACCAGCCGCGCCACCCGCACGGTGAAGCGGAACGGGCGGCCGAACAGCAGCGCGACCGACTTGCGCCACAACGAGGCGACGGTGTCCTGGTGGTCGTCGGCGTAGCGGCCACCGAGCTTTTTCACCATCAGGCGATAGTTCAGGAACACCAATTCGCGGTCGAGCAGGTTGCCCGCCGGCAGCGTCGCGCCGGCGCGGCGCGCGTGTTCGCGCAGGGCCTCGAACTCACCGCGCCGCAGCGCGATCTGCTTCGCGAAGCGAACGTCCATGCGGTTGGCGCCGGTGCCGTGCATGCTCTGGTTCTGGCCGTGCAGGCGGTAGCGGCCCAGCACACGCGGCACCACGATCACGGGGCCGTACAGCGGGGCCACGGTGTTGAGCAGGCCGTCGGGGGCGGCCGGCACGGACAGCGGCATCATCGCCTCGAGGAAGGCACGCGCGTAGGCGTTGCCGGTGCACACGGGCCACACGTAGGTGGCATGGCGCTGGAACTCGTCGCGCACGGTGTCGGCGCCGTAGCCCTCGGGGTAGTTGCAGAAGACGCGGCCGGTCCAGTCGCCCTCCCCGTCGATCACCTTCAACTCGTACTGCAGCTTGGCCGCGCCCGGCTGCCAGTGGCCCACAATGTCGGCGATGGCATCGGGTTCCAGCAGGTCGTCGGCATCGAGGAACAGCACGATGTCGCCGCGGGACTCGGCGTAGCCGCGGTTGAACGCAGCCACGTGGCCCGCGTTGTCCTGCCGCACGTAGCGCACACCCGGGAACGACTGGATCACGCGGGCCGAGCCGTCGGTGGAGCCGTCGTCGACCACGATGACCTCGAGCGGCGCGACCCGCTGGCGCTGCACACTCTCGAGCGCAAGGCCCACGTAGCGCTCGTAGTTGTAGCAGGGGATCACGACGCTGACGGTGGGGTTCATCATTCTCGGTGCCTTTCGTCGTCGAAGGGGGTGGTCATCGGCATCGTGCTGCCGCTGAAGACGCGGCGGTCGGAGCCGGGGGCCGGCCAGATGGCCAGCAGCACGTAGATCAGCAGCACGTTCTCCGGGGTCAGCAGGTGGCCGCCCTGGATCAGCCAGCAGAAGAACAGCGTCGCACGAACCTGCACCGGCGCGTGCGAGCGGCTCATCGCGTACACCATCAGCATCAGGCAGCCCGCGAAGCCGAGCAGGCCGTACTCGTAGACGAGCTTGGCCCAGGTGGGGTCGTGGAACTCGTACGAACGCGCCGCGTGGAAGATCGTGCCGGGGCCGTGGCCGAGCAGCGCGGTCCAGGTGTCGGAGTCGATCAGCTCGAAGATGAGCCGCATCGGGGCGACGTAGCGGATGTAGCCGCTGCTGCGTTCGGCGCTGAACTCGCCGATGCGACCGAGCGTGAACGAGAGGTTCAGTGCGTCACCGAACAGCACGAACACGAGCAGCCCCACCACCGCGATGGCGCCCACACGCACCGCCGTCTTGAAGCCGAACGGGAACAGCAGGCCGAAGCCCAGCGCCAGCAGGCCGGTGCCCGAGTACGACAGCAGCAGGCCCGTGGCGAACAGCACCATGCGGCTCCAGCGCTTGAACAGCGCCATCTCGCAGATCAGCGCGAACGCCATCAGGAACGAGAACGCCGACGGCTCGCGCAGGAAGAAGCCGTTCGACTTGAAGGCCGAGCCGGTGGAGATCTCCGAGTTGAACAGGATGTCCACGCTCAGGGCCTTCGGGATCAGCGGGCTGAAGTCGAAGAGCCACGGCGGGTGCCACACGAACTGCAGGCTGAACTGCAGGATGCCGGCGACCGCGACGAACGCCGCGATGTTGCTGAACGCGCGCATGGTCCACGTCCACGCCTCGCGCGACATCGGGAACGGCTTGAGCACGAACACGAACGGCAGGTACAGCGAGGCCAGCAGGATCAGCGAGGCCGGTGAACCACCCGCGTCGAACGGCAGGTTCAGGTTCACGCCCAGGCTCAGCGCGCCGATGCTCATGAAGAACACGAACAGCAGCATGCCGGGCAGGTCGAGGTTGATGCGGTCCCTCCACAGGCCCACGAAGATCAGCAGGTAGAGGATGGGCACGCCGAAGTTCAGGCCGTAGGCGCCGGTGTTGACTCCGAAGCGGGTCAGCACGATGAGCGAGACCATCGCGGCCACCAGCCCCACCTTCAGCGCCCGCGGCATCACCTCGGGCACCTTCGGGGTCACCTCTTCGACCCACTCGACGCCGCGAGGGGTGTCCTCGCGACCGAGGAACGGGCCTTCCGGCGGACGCAGCACGGGCAGTCGCAACGTGAAACTCATTTCTGCCAGACCCGGATGTAGTCGACCTGCAGCCGCGCGGGGAACGCGGTGGCCGCGGACGGGGCGCCGGGCCAGCCGCCGCCCACCGCGAGGTTCATCAGCACGTGCGCGGGCCCGGCATCACGTCCGTCGTTGTGCTGCCACACGTAGGCGCGGTCGACCACCATCACGTCGTCGACGAAGTGCCGCACGCGGTCTTCCGTCCATTCGACCGCGAAGGTGTGGAAGCCGTCGGCGTAGTCGACACCCGGGCGGTACGAGCCCGACTTGTCGAGCTTCGATTCCATGTTGCGCGTCTTCTTCGGGCCGTAGCCGTGGACGTAGTGGAAGCTGTTGCGCGTGGTGTCACGGCCGTTGTCGACGATCTCCATGATGTCGATCTCGGGCGGCCACACCTGGTCCTCGGGGTTCAGCCAGAACGCCGGCCACAGGCCCCGGCCGGCCGGCACCTTCACGCGGGCCTCGTAGTAGCCGTACTGGCCGGTCCACTTCGAGCGCAGCATGCCGCTCTCGATGCCGCCGGGCTTCAGGCCGCCCGTGACACGCGCGACGAGCGAGAGCCCGCCGTCGTCGAACACGTGGTTCTCGTTGTCGCGGTAGCGCTGCCACTCGTCCTTCAGGCGGTCGAGCTTGCCGTTCTCGTAGATGTAGCGGGTGTGGAATTCGCGGCGCAGCGCGGCCTCGTCGCGGATGTTCTTCCCGAAGTCCCAGTCCTTCACGAGGCGGTAGCCCTGGCCGTCGATGGCCTTGGGCACCGGCACGCCGTTGGCCAGCACCACCGGCACGGGCGAGGCGAGCACCAGCACCAGCAGCAGCAGTCGGCGGGAGACGCGGTTCATCGTCGTCATGCGCGCGGCGACGGGCTCAGGCCCTTCTCCCGGGCGTGGCGCGTGCTCTCGTACAAGGCCCGCGTCTCGTGCCCGATGGCCGACCAGCTGTCGGACGCGAGCGGCGTGGCGCCGGCGGGGCGGGTCTCGATGGCATGGGCCAGCGCGTCGGTGAGCGCCGCCACGTCGCCCACCGGGATCAGGCGGCCGTCGACCTCCTCGCGCATGTCCTCCGCGAAGATGCCCACGCGGCTCGCGATCATCCACTTGGAAAACGCCTTGGTGAGGAAGTACACGCCGCTCGCGTCGATCTGGTGGTACGGGAAGACGAAGCTGTCGGCCTGCGCGAACAGCAGTGCCATCTCCTCCTCGCTCTGGCGGCGGCCGCGGATCTCGATGGTGTCGCCGAGGCCCAGCTCGGCGATGCGGGCCTCGATGGGTGCCATGTCCATGCGCGGGCGTCCGGCCACCACGAGCCGCGCCTTGCGGCGCGTGGGTTCGGGCAGCTGCGCCAGCGCCTCGACGAGCAGGTCGAGGCCCTTGTACGGCTTGATCTCGCCGAAGAGCACGAAGGTCCAGCGCGGATCGCGGTCGGCGACCTGCTCGGGCGTGGGCGGGGTCACGTGCAGCTTCAGCGGGCCGTGCGGGATCACCGCGATCTTGGCCGCCGGCACGCCGCGCTCGATCAGCGTCTGCTTGCCCGTGCGGGTGTGGACGATCAGGCGGTCGGCCAGGCGGATGGGCCAGTCGAAGCCGAGGTTCTGGAACCACGAGATGCGTTCGCCGTTGAAGGCCACCGTGTCGTGCACGGTCAGCACCACGGGACGGAACAGGCGGATGACCGCGATCGCGATGCCGTCGACCGGTGGCACCACGGTCCACTGGAAGTGCACGACGTCGGGCTTGCGCAGGATCACCCGCGCGACCAGCCCGCACAGGCCGGCGACGTGCGACAGGCCCTTCGCGACGATGCGAAGCTTGCCGGGCAGCGGCATCGCCTCGTCGACGTGGCGGTAGAAGAACGGGTCCACGCGTTCGGCGGGGATCTCCTGGCGGTCGTTCTGGCGCTGGGGCCGCGTGGCCCACTGCGGCTCGACGCCCGCGGACACAAGGCCGCTGGTGAGCGCGGCGTCGTACGGGGCGGTGAACAGCGACGGGTCGACCAGCAGCGAACGGAGGGGGCGCGCGCAGGGACCGGTCATGCGAGGCCCTCCGCGCCGGGCGTGGCCATGCCGGGGCGCCACGGGGTCTCGCGCAACGACAGCAGGCCGCCGAAGAAACCCATGGCCCAGGCCGTGTGCATCACGAAGGCGGCAGGGCCACCCAGCAGGCCGCAGGCCGATCGGTGTTTCACCGCCAGTGCCACGGACACCGCGGCCAGCGCCGCGAGGTACGCCGCGGGCCACACCAACAGCCACGGCGCCCAGGCGGCCAGCACCAGCGCCGCCGCCGAGAGGGCGAGGTGCACGGGCACCGCGAGCTGCCGCGCGCGCATCGAGCCCGGGTGGCGGCGCACGGTGCGCGAGCGGCCGCGGCCGTAGCCCCTGTACTGCTTCCACAGGCCGGTGAACGTGTCGCGCGGGTGGTATTCGAGGCGGATGTCGGCGTCGAGCCAGACCTTCGAGCCGAGGGCCCGCTGGCGGCAGTCGAGTTCGGCGTCCTCGTTGTGCGTGAAGGTCTCGTCGTAGCCGCCGGCGCGGCGGAAGGACGCCATGCGGAAAGCCGCGTGGTGGCCGTGGTCGACGAAGCCGCTGCGGCGTCCGCCGCGGTGGGCCGAACCGCCCGAGCCCACCGGCGTGTCGGACACCCACGCCGTGGCCTTCTGCAGGCACGAGTGGCCCACCGAGTCCATGGGCACCACGACGGCGTCGGCGCCGTTGCGGTCGAGGGACTCGACGAGCTGGCGGACGAAGCCCGGCGGGTACACCGCGTGGGCGTCGCAGCGGATCAGCACATCGGCATCGCCACCATGCGTGCGGGCGGCGAGGTTGACGGCGGCGCTCTGGATGCGGCGCGGATTGCGGAGCAACTGCACGCCCGGCCAGGAGCTCACCCGCTCGGCGGTGCCGTCGGTGCTGCCGCCATCGGCCACCACGAAGGTGGTGGTGCAGCCCGCGGGCAGGTCCTTGGAGAGCGCCGACAGCACGCCGTCGATCGTGCGCGCCTCGTTCAGCGTGGGGATCACCACGAGGATGGAACGGGTCATGGGCGTGTCAGTACTGGTTGAACATCACGCCGGCGAGCCTGGTCGGCGTCGTGTGGATCGCGCTGATCAGCTTCTGCGTGGGCTTGACCCGTGTCTTGCCCGGCCGCGTGAGGATGATCGCGGCACCGCACTTCGACGCGACGACCCGGGCGTCGGCCCCGTGCGTGTCGGCCGGCGTGTCCACCACCACGTGGTCGAACTTGCTCAGCAACTCCTGCATCAGCAGGCCGAAGCCGGCGCGCTGCACGAGTTCCAGCGGGTTCGGCGGCGTGGTGCCCACGGGCAGCACGTGCAGCGACGGCAGGTCGCGCACCTGGTGGATCACGTTCGCCTCGGCGCGGCCGGCGAGGATGCCGCTCAGGCCGTTCTGGTTCGGCACGTTGAACAGCTCGTGCTGGCGCGGCGTGCGCATGTCGGCGTCGACCAGCAGCGTGCGGCCGCCCAGCTGGCTGAACGTGATGGCCATGTTGCTCGCGAAGAAGCTCTTGCCGTCGCCGCTGTCGGGGCTCATCACGGCGAGCGCGCGGCGCGGCTTGTCGTTGGCCATCACGCCCATCATCAGCTGGCTGCGCACCTCGCGGAAGGCTTCCGCCTGGTCGCAGAACGGGTCGATGGCGGCCACCAGTTCCTCGTGGAAGTGGGCGTTTTCGCTCGGCGCATACGGGTAGTGGAACTGCTGGGACAGCGCCCACAGCACGTCCTCGCGCGACGCGAGTTTCAGCGCGATGGCAGCCTCGCCGAAGCGCAGGTCGTTCGCGTGCTGGTGGTCGATGATGGCCTGCACCTGCTGGTCCGACAGGTCGCACGCTTCACGGATGTAGTCGCCGATGTAGCGGTCGAGCACCTGCGGTTCGACGTCCTGGCGGGCGTCGTGCGGCGAGAAGGACGAGGTGGCGAAGGAGGGGCGGGGGATGCGGCGGTTCATGGGATCCGATCGAAGACGGGGCCTTACTTGGCCAGGCGCGGCATGCCGCCGCCGAACATCCCGGCCTTCGACAGGCCGAGGCGCAGCCGGCCGTTCGGCCGCGCGCGGTTGTCCACGGGCAGCGAGCCGAGCAGCGGCTGCCGCAGGTACGCGATGACGTCGGCCTCGGTGCGCAGGCGCTGGTCGAGCGTCTCGCGGACGATGACCACGCCCACCGCGAGCAGCGTGCCCACCACCAGCGCGATGGCGAGGTTGAGCTTCGTGCGCGGCGACGACGGGTCGAGCGGCATCGAGGCGTTCTTCAGCACCGAGACGTTGGTCTGCGTGGTCTGGCTCTCGAGCGCGGTCTGGCTCATGCGCGCCTGCACCGCGTCGTAGTTGCGCTGCGCGTTCTCGACGTCGCGCATCAGCACGGCGGCCTCGTCGCGCTGGCCCTTGAGGAACATCATCTTCGCGCGCTGCTCCTCGATGGAGGTGCGCAGCTGCGCGAGGCGCTGCTGGTTCACGCTGTTGTTGGCCGTCACCGAGCCGCTCACCCGGCGCACCTCGGTGTCGATCTTCTGCTTGATCTGGGCGATGCTGGCCTTGGCCTCGAGCACCTGCGGGTGCTGGTCGCCGAACTTCGAGCTCATCTCGTCGAGCTTCGCTTCCTGGCGCGCCAGGTCACCCTTGAGCGACGAGATCAGCGCGTTGTTGAGCACCTCGCTCATCTGGTTCGGGTTGCCGCCCATCTGGCCCTGGCGGCCCGCGGACTCGCTGGCCACGGCCTGCAGCGCGACGAGCTGCGTGGACAGTTCGGTGAGGCGGGCGTTCTCGACGTCGTACTTCTCGTCGGTGGCCATCAGCCCCTTCTGCTGCTGGTATGCGGACAGCTTGCCCTGCGCCGACTCCAGCGCGTCACGGGCGTGTTTTGCGCGTTCGTCGAAAAAATTGCTGTACTGCTTGGCAGGTTCCGTCCGCAGGTCGAGCGTGGTGCCCACGTAGGCGGAGACGAACGCGTTGGCGATGCGGGCCGCGTTGCGCGGGTCGGCCGTCGTGTAGGTGACGGCCAGCACGTTCGACTCACGCCCGGGGCGCACGTCGAGGCCGCGCAGCAGCACGTCGGCGAGCCACGAGTTGTAGTCGCCCACGCCCTGCGTGACGTCGCGCCACATGCGCTGCAGGTCGGCGTCCTTGTCCATCCCCAGTTCACGCGCAGCGCGCTGCGCGACCCGTTCGCTGCGGAACACGTCGGCCTGCGTGGCCATGTAGCCCGAGGTGTTCGCCCCGGGCAGCACCACCCCGGCGATGGGGTCGGGCGACTTCACGTCGAGCACGACCATCGCGGTGGCCGAGTAGCGCTTGGGCAGCAGCAGGTTGGCCGCCACCGCGAGGGCCGCGGCACAGGCG
This genomic stretch from Piscinibacter gummiphilus harbors:
- a CDS encoding glycosyltransferase family 2 protein — translated: MMNPTVSVVIPCYNYERYVGLALESVQRQRVAPLEVIVVDDGSTDGSARVIQSFPGVRYVRQDNAGHVAAFNRGYAESRGDIVLFLDADDLLEPDAIADIVGHWQPGAAKLQYELKVIDGEGDWTGRVFCNYPEGYGADTVRDEFQRHATYVWPVCTGNAYARAFLEAMMPLSVPAAPDGLLNTVAPLYGPVIVVPRVLGRYRLHGQNQSMHGTGANRMDVRFAKQIALRRGEFEALREHARRAGATLPAGNLLDRELVFLNYRLMVKKLGGRYADDHQDTVASLWRKSVALLFGRPFRFTVRVARLVWATALAISPKAVARALITLRFNRAELFKRTRRPAPAPLTPA
- the epsF gene encoding chain length determinant protein EpsF, with product MTLTQLLIVLRARWISFVVVLACAAALAVAANLLLPKRYSATAMVVLDVKSPDPIAGVVLPGANTSGYMATQADVFRSERVAQRAARELGMDKDADLQRMWRDVTQGVGDYNSWLADVLLRGLDVRPGRESNVLAVTYTTADPRNAARIANAFVSAYVGTTLDLRTEPAKQYSNFFDERAKHARDALESAQGKLSAYQQQKGLMATDEKYDVENARLTELSTQLVALQAVASESAGRQGQMGGNPNQMSEVLNNALISSLKGDLARQEAKLDEMSSKFGDQHPQVLEAKASIAQIKQKIDTEVRRVSGSVTANNSVNQQRLAQLRTSIEEQRAKMMFLKGQRDEAAVLMRDVENAQRNYDAVQARMSQTALESQTTQTNVSVLKNASMPLDPSSPRTKLNLAIALVVGTLLAVGVVIVRETLDQRLRTEADVIAYLRQPLLGSLPVDNRARPNGRLRLGLSKAGMFGGGMPRLAK
- a CDS encoding glycoside hydrolase family 16 protein, with product MNRVSRRLLLLVLVLASPVPVVLANGVPVPKAIDGQGYRLVKDWDFGKNIRDEAALRREFHTRYIYENGKLDRLKDEWQRYRDNENHVFDDGGLSLVARVTGGLKPGGIESGMLRSKWTGQYGYYEARVKVPAGRGLWPAFWLNPEDQVWPPEIDIMEIVDNGRDTTRNSFHYVHGYGPKKTRNMESKLDKSGSYRPGVDYADGFHTFAVEWTEDRVRHFVDDVMVVDRAYVWQHNDGRDAGPAHVLMNLAVGGGWPGAPSAATAFPARLQVDYIRVWQK
- a CDS encoding glycosyltransferase: MTGPCARPLRSLLVDPSLFTAPYDAALTSGLVSAGVEPQWATRPQRQNDRQEIPAERVDPFFYRHVDEAMPLPGKLRIVAKGLSHVAGLCGLVARVILRKPDVVHFQWTVVPPVDGIAIAVIRLFRPVVLTVHDTVAFNGERISWFQNLGFDWPIRLADRLIVHTRTGKQTLIERGVPAAKIAVIPHGPLKLHVTPPTPEQVADRDPRWTFVLFGEIKPYKGLDLLVEALAQLPEPTRRKARLVVAGRPRMDMAPIEARIAELGLGDTIEIRGRRQSEEEMALLFAQADSFVFPYHQIDASGVYFLTKAFSKWMIASRVGIFAEDMREEVDGRLIPVGDVAALTDALAHAIETRPAGATPLASDSWSAIGHETRALYESTRHAREKGLSPSPRA
- a CDS encoding glycosyltransferase family 2 protein, with protein sequence MTRSILVVIPTLNEARTIDGVLSALSKDLPAGCTTTFVVADGGSTDGTAERVSSWPGVQLLRNPRRIQSAAVNLAARTHGGDADVLIRCDAHAVYPPGFVRQLVESLDRNGADAVVVPMDSVGHSCLQKATAWVSDTPVGSGGSAHRGGRRSGFVDHGHHAAFRMASFRRAGGYDETFTHNEDAELDCRQRALGSKVWLDADIRLEYHPRDTFTGLWKQYRGYGRGRSRTVRRHPGSMRARQLAVPVHLALSAAALVLAAWAPWLLVWPAAYLAALAAVSVALAVKHRSACGLLGGPAAFVMHTAWAMGFFGGLLSLRETPWRPGMATPGAEGLA
- a CDS encoding polysaccharide biosynthesis tyrosine autokinase — encoded protein: MNRRIPRPSFATSSFSPHDARQDVEPQVLDRYIGDYIREACDLSDQQVQAIIDHQHANDLRFGEAAIALKLASREDVLWALSQQFHYPYAPSENAHFHEELVAAIDPFCDQAEAFREVRSQLMMGVMANDKPRRALAVMSPDSGDGKSFFASNMAITFSQLGGRTLLVDADMRTPRQHELFNVPNQNGLSGILAGRAEANVIHQVRDLPSLHVLPVGTTPPNPLELVQRAGFGLLMQELLSKFDHVVVDTPADTHGADARVVASKCGAAIILTRPGKTRVKPTQKLISAIHTTPTRLAGVMFNQY